Genomic segment of Panicum virgatum strain AP13 chromosome 2K, P.virgatum_v5, whole genome shotgun sequence:
GGGCGGTGCAGTCACTGCCGGCTGCGAAACCACAGGCGCGGGGATAGAAGAGCTGCGGCAGACAGCATCCCGATAGCTTGTAGGGCGCGGGGGAGGAGATGGAGTGAAGTCGTAGTCTACCATCTCCTCGTCGCTCTCCTCGGCCCAACGCACCGCCTTGGGGCGGCCGGAGGAGGATTCCCATGGGTAGAAGGGGCGAGCGGCTGCGGAGAGTGGagaggacgccggcggcgggcaacGGGCTTCGCCAGATGAGGCCGGAGCAGCGCCCGTGGAGCtgggggagggggtgaccatCGCTGACGGTAGGCGCGGGAGGGCAGGGGTCCGGCGGGAGGGTGGCCGTCAGGCAGGGTGGGTGGCCGTCGGTGCCAAAGTGGCCGCCGGCGGTGCAGTGGCCGCCGGGACCGGAGTGGTCACCGGCGGGGTTGGGAGCCTTCTCGGCTAGAGAGAGAAACTAGGGCGCAGAATGAACATGCATATATCAGTATATCACACATGCAAATGCAAGTATTTCCTCCTTTCCAAGCAATGACGGCGACATCTCCCTACTACCCTGGTAGGCTCATCATAATAACTCTGGATCCAGATGGGATAGCTGAGTGTTGCAAGTGCAGTGGGTTAGCTCATATCTTGGTGTTGCAAGTGCAATGCTTTATGTGATATTGGAACAGTAGCaaattttctttaaaaaaaagcaGGAGGAAAAGTTTCCACTTCACCATCTATTCCAAACTACTCCAACAAAGATTGTCTTACTCATGTCCGTCAGCTTTTTATAATTCtgaaagagaggaggaagaaagagatGAGCGTCTTTACTTTTGACTGGTCGATCAGAGCTCAGAAAGAATTTCAGTCAGAAACTCAGAAAGGAGCGTCAGAGTGCTGTAGAATTTCATATCCCATTGCTGCAACGTGGAGGGCACAGTCCCATGTGGGAGAGTAGATTCTTGCTATCCTTTCACACGTATTGACGCGGTTGAGATCGATAAAGAGTGTGCTAGGTTTTCATCTACACCTACAGGCTACTGTGGCCTACTACTATTCCCTTTGTTCCTCACCCAGCTTCCTTCCCTCCTCGGCAGGTAATCACCCCAAACCCCATGGCCACGGAAGGCTCCACATCCTGTGTCTCTGTCCACCACAAGGACAAAGTCACATCCCCACAATTCCCTCTCAGGCTCTCAGCTCACAAGCCCCATCCCCACATCCATATCGACACAACACAGGAAGCTTCCCATCTGTCCGTTCCCCACCACCTgcagtctgaactctgaagattACTCATGGCCTAGATGCTGTCACGATTCATAAAGACCCCGCCTTCACGGATCATCCTTGCTACATCCGAAAGCGCGTGATATTTTGTGGAATTGGGCTTGGAAATTGCATCTTATATAGGAGAGTTCTTGGCCCTTGGGGGATTGGTTCTGCGTTCTGGCGAGGAGGACGCGAAAGGCGATGCCTTTCAGCAGCATGATCCAGGAGATGAAGGGCGAGATCGGCGCAATCTCGCGACGCGGCTTGCTGCGGTCGCGGTCGCACAGAACGGGCCGCGTCCAGCGAGTGGAGCCGGACGAGGCGGCGATGCGGGAGAGCTCCTGGGCGCACGTCCCCCCGGAGCTCCTGCGGGTGGTGCTGGCGAAGGTcgaggcggtggaggcgcgGTGGCCGGGACGCGGGGCCGTCGTGGCGTGCGCCGGCGTCTGCCGGGACTGGAGGGGCGCCGTGAAGGAGATCGTGCGCGCGCCGGAGGCGTCTGGGAGGCTTACCTTCCCCATCTCTCTCAAGCAGGTACGGTTGGTTTATCCACGAATTGTGAATCTCTGTTCGGTGATCATGCATGCTGAAGAATATTGCTGAAAGCGCTACAGTTTCGTTCATGTCTAATCGCTGTTCTGCATCAAAATTCTCTGTATCACCGGAATTTTCACCTAGAATAGTAATAGATGGTGATGGTGCCTTAGTCCACATTGCATCCATCATTTTCTTGAAGTTGTAAGGGTCAATCCTCCATGTCCACGTTGCGTGTGCGGCGCAAAGGTAGTGTGCCTTCGTTGTCACTGCAAGATATCAAACAAAAATCCCATTCCTGGTACCTTCCTGGTCATATTTGTTTAAATTTCAGTTCTGGGGTACTAGGAAATTGTAGACAAATAGATTAGGAAGGCCGAGATTTTATTCTGATACCAAAGGAAGTCAGATTAGTGGACAATTATTGATGAGTTGTTTGTTGGGTCAATTCCAAGAAGATTAGTATCAGGTATACAAATTCAAAATGTTACTTCACCGTGATAGTTGACTTGTTATTACAGTTGGCTGTGTAGAAAATGGGACAGATTCTTATTGCCATTGTAATAAGAGAAGTgacttttgatttgaaaatttcaTTGCCTTTAGAATTTTGCTCATAGATTTAATTTCACCTTTAATTTGTAACCTGCAGCCTGGCCCAAGGGATGCCCCTCTTAAATGTTTCATTAGGAGGAACCGGGCTACTCAGTCATATTTTCTGTGCATTGGAGTCACTGATGGTATGTATGGTCATTCCTCCCATGTATCCTCTTGGGCATGTACAGTGTGGATGTGCTCCTTGTTGATGGAACAAATGTTTTTTGTTATGTAGCATTAGCTGATGATGGGAAATTCCTACTTGCTGCACGTAAATACCGAAGGCCGTCATGCACTGAATACCTGATTTCACTTGACGCACGTGATACGTCAAAGGGGAATGGTACTTATATTGGCAAGTTAAGGTGAGGCTTCAAGAAACAGATGTTGGTGTATGAAAGCTATGACTTGCTCCACTTTTTTCTCAATGCTGTGCATGAGAATAGAGGAAGTGATATGACAGAGATCTCAGAGTAACACATTCTTCTCTGTTAAACAGATCAAACTTCTTGGGCACAAAATTTACTGTCTATGATGCCCATCCACCTTGTGCCGGAGCTGTGGCTTCGAAGGGTCCATCTGCGCACGTGATCGGTTCAGCCCAAGTTTCTCCCATGAAGCCTCTGCCTGCTGGGAATTATCCAGTTTCTCACATTTCTTACGAAGTGAATGTATTGGGTTCTAGGTATGGCAAAACCTTGTGATAGAACTTCTATTCTGCCAATGTTAGATTCATGTTTCTTTCCAAGACAATGTTCAACTATGAGTTGACCATCATGTGAATCTATTTTTATTTCTGTTATTTATAATTTCAATGGGAAACTGGGAGTAATACAGCAccatcagaaagtttgtttggCCCTAATGGTCATAGTTGCATCCCTGTTTATACCTGCTAACTGAATTCGCTGATAGCAATCTTATTCTAGAGAATTGCTGTTACTAGCCAGTGAGCTAATATAAAACTGTAAGAAATGTCCGTGCTAACTCATTAAAATAATCAGATTCATATACATAGTGGAACAGTTGTACTTCAGGGACCTGTGCATCTTACTTGAAGGAACATGTTGCTCAGTAGTGATTCAACCTTAGTACATACCTAATTATATAGAATCTAAATCCATGTTTTTTTTGGGGGGCGGGgttgtttgggggggggggggggggtacttGGCCTGCTGACTGCTACTTTTTCATATGGGAGCTGAAAAGTTTGTCTGACTATCCTTTGGCGTACTCCAATCATTTGCAGGGGGCCAAGAAAGATGAACTGTGTTATGGATTCTATCCATGTATCAGCGATTAAAGAAGGAGGGACTGCTCCCACGCAGACTGAATTTCCATCCATTAACTCCACCTCATTCGCATCAGTTCCATTCTTTGGATCGAAATCAGGCCGACTGGATAGTTCAGGTGCTCAATTAACCACTCAGAATGAAAGTAAGGTGTCGCTGAAGAACAAGTCCCCGAGGTGGCATGAACAGCTTCAGTGCTGGTGCCTCAATTTCCATGGACGGGTGATGGTTGCGTCCGTAAAGAACTTCCAGCTGGTGGCTTCAAATGAGAGTGCTCCAACTCCAAGTAACCAGGAGGAGGATGACGTTATACTCCAGTTTGGCAAGATAGGGAAGGACCTATTCACCATGGACTACCGCTATCCCATATCTGCATTTCAGGCATTTGCCATCTGCCTGAGCAGCTTTGACACCAAAATTGGTTGTGAATGAATTAAGGTATGACATTCAATCTAAGGTTTTAGCTGGGTGTTTATGACGTGTACCAACAATTTATCTTTGTAAGTGGTCTTCATCACCTGCAGGTGTTGGGCATATCGATAATCACAGAAAGTCGAATGAAAGACAGCAAGGACAATCCTTACTAGTTAAGTTTCAAGATGGCGAGTTTGGTGAATGGTGGTGATTGATAGAGCTGGATACTTCTATTCTATAATGTCGTGATATAAATAGCAATATAGCTTTAGTGGGTTTTGTAAGTGTTGGGAAGTCTGAACGACTGAACACCAGAGTGTCCTCTAGTATTTCGCTTTCGATTCAGCGTTTAAGTTCAGACTAAAATGGAGAGGTCATATATTCATATTTGCATCTATGTATGCAACCTGCTATTTCAAATGACCATTCTGAGATGCCAGAAGGCTCGCAGCCGAATATATTGATGACAAGGGTTCAAAAGATgctccctttttttttctcacagTTTCTTCTAAAAACTTGTAGTGGTGTTGTTCCGTCTAAAAAAAGGTAATGTTGTTTGACTGTAGTAGTACGCTTGTGCAGAGTCGATGAACAGggacgatttttttttttttttgaaagcaagATAGACCAGCCGAGCAAACCCTGGGTCCTCCATTCCATCGTCACGAGCTGCATAGCCTGCTGATGAGTAGTAGCTTATCGAAAGCTTCTGAAATCGTGGCAATGTCTCCATGTTCAGAAATACCCGTGTTACGGTTATCGGGTAATTGGACCACAAGTGCTCTCTGCCGTAGGATCGGTAgttcttgccgccgccggccgcttccTTATGAGGTCGCCGACGAGCTCCGTCCGCCGGAACCGCGGCCCGCCAGAGCTCGGGCTGGGGGTcgagcgaggaagaagaaacgAGCCCCTGCGTGATCCCCTCACGTCAATCTTGTCCGCTCAAATCTGATCCTACGGCAGCGGGACactcggggtggacggtatttcatttaccatcCACCCCCGGGCCGCTGCgtccccggagcgccgccgcgttccgGCCACTCCCAGCCTTCTCCCCTCTTGTTCACCGTACCTGGGGCCCTCCGTGATCCCGCCGGTGAACCAGGCTGCACGGTGAGACATCCCAGACCGCGACCGGCCATGGCGCCTGTTCTCGGCGGACGAGAGCGCCGAGGAAAGGCCAAGGCCACAACACCGCGCCGCGCGACGCATATGTCCCccgaacggcgcgccgccgcgttccGGTCATTCCCAGCCTTCTCCCCTCTTGTTCACATTACCTGGGGCCTCCGTGCGCCAGCCGGTGAACCACGCCGCACGGCGTGCCATGGAGCCTGTTCTACGCCGGCGAGAGCGCCGAGGAGAAGCAAAGGGCCCCAGAAGCGCCACTGCCGGACGATCTTCAGATCTTAGTCTTGCACATCTGAAAATTTTTGTTGTGCGCTTCCTTGCATTCCTCAATCTGATTGTTCCTATCCTTTGTCAGAGAGATAGTAATCTGAACTTGTAAAGTGAAAGGGAGGGGTATTTTCTCATACTTCTTAATTattgcttttcaaaaaaaaagggggtCACATCCCATGTTGAGCTCAACAATACATACATATAACCAATGACAGATCGAAAACCTCAATGAAAATACAAAAAGCATCATcatcatacatacatacatacatacatactcggATCATCTGCCTTGTGAGCTAATAATAAATACTCGTACGTCAAGCCTCCGttgcggccatggcgcggtcCTCGTCGTCGGCGGGCCAGGGCCCGTCGTCCTCGTCCCACTCGCCGCACACGACGCTGCGCACGAACTCCATGAACTGCGGGAAGTGGTCCGGCGAGAAGAACTCGGCGCCCATGCGCTGGTAGGTGAAGTGGCAGGGGCGCATGAACTCGGCGGTGAGGATGTTGCTCCGGATGCGGGAGAAGCTGCTGGTGTGCGTCATGACGAGCGACGCGTTCTCGCCGGCGATGCGCGCGCCGTGCCGGCGGCACGCGTTCTTGATCTGCACCAGCAGCTGGTCGGGGCTGGACCCGGTGCTGTGGTGCTGCTTGTTCATGCACACGTCCATGCCCGGCACCACCATCGTGCACCCGTGCCGCGCGAACATCTTGGCCACGGGGCTGTAGCCGTTCTTCTTGCCGCTCTTGTagaaccccgccgccgcctccgccggccgcgaCTGCGCCCCGTGCCACCAGTGCATGAAGGGGATCTTGGCCGACAGCTCCACCGGCTTGCCGGCGAACACGGCGCTGGCCATGCCCAGGACGCGGTCGCCGTGGCCCACCAGCTGCCCGGCGTACCACGACAGGAAGAAGTCGCCGTAGGGGGTCTCCCACGAGCCGCCGCGCTCCCGGAAGAAGCCGCACGAGTCCGGCGACTCGTGGTAGCGCGGCGCGTCGTGCGGCCCCGACAGGCCCCACATGGCGTTCCccgcctcctcggcctcccgccGCAGCTGCGCCAGCATGTACTTGTCGTAGCACTGGAACTCGCCCACCCCGGTGAACTTGCGGGCGTCGCTGCCCGGCGGGTACGACGGGTAACGGAGCACGCCGTGCACGCCCAGCCCAACCGTCACGTCCTGCCAGCCATGGATGATCGATGGAGTGAGCAATTAAGCACTAGGAATGCAATGGTGGTACAAGATCTTGAATTGAATTTTTACGGTGATGGTGGAGTCGTCGAAGAAGTCCTCGAACGCGGCGGCGAAGCCGCGGAAGAAGGCCTCGTAGAGCTGGAGCGGGGACCTGCCGCGGAGCACGGGGAGCTCGTCGATGGCGAAGGAGAGGCAGCCCTCGTGGCGCGCCCCGGAGcggtcggtgaagaagatgtcggggtcgtcggcggcgacgccgcTCACCCACGCGGGCAGCgtggggacgccgccgccgggcgtgcCGTGGGCGCGGAGCGACACGCGGAGGCTGAGGCCCTCGGCGCGCACCATGTCCGCGACGGCCAGGTACCCGGCCCAGGAGAAGCGGTCCGGGGACTCGGGCTGCGCCACCGACCAGAACACCGGCAGCTCCACGCCGTCCGCGCCCAGCAGCCTGACGGCGCGTATCCCGGCCGCGACGGCCGCCGCGCTGTTGACCGTGGCGCCGTCCGTGACCGAGTCGATGGGCAGGCCCACGAACAGCCTCGCCGGGGCAAAGTCCTCCACCTCGTGGTTCTGGTTGttgtggtcgccgccgccgaagaaCCGGCCGAGCCCGGCGGCCCTGAGATCCCTGCAGCCGCCACCTTGTTGCCTCCCCCGTCGGAACACGACCCTGTTCGGCGCCCCGCGTCCGTCCTGCCGGCGCCACCCCGACGCCGGTGCGGCCGCGTGCTGCAGCAGCATCATCGTCGCCGTCTCCATGGCGATCAGGTCAAGCGGCAGCGCTCGCCGTCAGATGATCGGGCGGTGTGTCGAAGGGGAATGTCTGTTCGTGCACGAGTGGAAACTGACGGGAAAGCGTTCACGCTTGTTGGTCGGTGCCTCGGTGGCCGGCTCTCGGTTGCGTCGCTTCCCCGGCGAGGATTTGATTTATGGGTAGGGGAAAAGGGCAAGGGGAGGGGTGGCCACACGCGCGTTGGCAGCCGCCGCGGAACTCGGCCGCGGTGATTTGCCTTGTTCGGCCGGCGAATCTCGAGGCGCGCGGACCGCGGCTCCGGTGGCCGACGATTCAGGGCGCCTTTCTTTCGTAGCTGGGGGCGGGCGCTATTTGCATGACCCACAACAGCACGGGCCAAAAGATAATGTTCCAAACACAAAATTAAATGTTCTTAGAAACTTGTTTCGAAATATATCTATCTATTGCGCGTCTTCCTCTGGGATGGAAGAAGGCCCCTCATATTTGTTGTTTTTAATATATTTTCACTTATCAATATTTTATAAGAAATGCTGACTCAACTTTTTTTTAACTAATATCTTATCCCAATATTTTTATTGATTCAGCTTTGCTTTAATAAGAGAAACTTGGGGAATTTGTTGGGCTAACATTTTTATTGATTTGATATTTATATTTCAAATAACTATAATGCATTTTTTTAGTAAGGTCGCTCATCGCTGCTTAGCCAAATAGTAGTGGTGCGTCGCCAGGAAATTAAACAAAACCTCGTGACGAACTAAGAAACAACATGGTGGTGGTTGATTATTTCTGATGGCAAGTCGCGCAACGGAGCATCATCGTCTTGCATGTATGGCAGCTGCCACACAACGCACTCGGCCACTGCCCACACGGATTCTCCGCCGCGCCCTGCCCATCCTAGCTGCCGAGCTCACCGTCGGTCGATCGCCCATTCGCCTCGCCGCCAAGCATCCATCGATCCCATCAggcctcgccggacttggcgAAGCGGCCCTTGATCCGAAGCCGGCCGTCGGCGCGGGCCTTGCGCGACTCGTACCGGATCTGCTTGTCGAACCTGCGACGCGAGGCGACATCAGAACATGCGTGCGGCAATCTTCGATCGGCGTGTGACAGTGACAACAGTTTCTGATCTGTGGCTCACCTCCTGTTCTTCCGCTTCTCCTTGTAGCGCGAGATCACCGTGCCGCGGTCGGGGTAGGCCACGTCGTAGCCGCCCTtcttcgccggcgccggcgaggcctgCTGCGGGGCCGCTTCTGGGGCGTCTCGCTTGCTGCTGCCGCTGTCCTTGCCGACGTCGACGCTGCTGCCGAGGGTCACGCTGGTGCAGATCTCTGACATATCCACGAACGAGGACAGCAGGCACGGCTCGGCcaacgagctcgccggcgccggcgcttgCTGGCGCGCCTCCCTGcacgcgccgtcgccgtcggtcgCGACCCACGCTTCCTGCTGTGACCAGATGAGGGTGACATTGGAGAATAAATTACGATGGACATGTGACATGTCTAGCAACTACTGAAACGTGAAAAAATATCCTTGCTAGTTGCTTGCAACACTGTACTGCTGTACTAAGAGGGACGCAACGCAATTAATTCGGTGGCACCACAATCCACAACTCGTACATTCCTCAGTGGTCACCGTATATGGGATCGTGCATGTTTACTTGCTTGGAAATTAGGTGCCTTGTTTCTTGTGTTTCTATTTAACTTCAACAAGTGGTTGCTGCCTATAAAAACCTTCACTggtgattttaattttagatcCTATCGGATTAATTTGGTTTCAAATCACCGTAAGTACAGTCAAGTAGTAGATGCAAAAAAGTGGCTGGAGTGGTTCAAACCTCGCAAGAAGGCACGGCCATGCTTGCTGCCTCATGGCAAGCATCGTTGTCAAAAGCCCCGAAATCGCCGTACTCTGACGAAGCCCACGAAGGCAGCTGCTCACCGTCGGCTGGCTCCGCCTCCGAGAAAGCCATCGCCGCCGTCTCGGACTTGGCGAGCTCCCCCAGCTGCCGGATTACCTCTTCAGTCAGCTTCCCGCCGGAGCTCGGGTTCTTGCACATCAGTCATCAGAGAGGAGTGAGGAAATTCCTTTTTCCGGACAGGGAACTGTAGTAGCTGTTCCAGCAGATTTGCAACCTTTGGGGAGGATGGCGTGAGGAGCGGCTGGAGGCCATGGCAGGAGGTGGTGGGCACGATCACGTCCTCCAGGCGCAGCACCTGGGGCTCCTCCCAGGCGGGCCACCACCCGTCCCCGTGCCCGGCCGCCTTCTCGCACCCGCCGACGCCGAGGATCGCGGCGAGCTCCGCGATGGAGGGGCACCCGGCGTAGCCTTCCACCGCGCTACGGTCGTGGAGCGGCCGCGGGTCGCCGTCGCGCTGGCGCTCCTCCTCGAAGTCGCAGTTGGCGCAGAggaagccggcggcgccgcggcggaacgcggccgcggcggcacggcacgcggcgcagagcggcgcccGGGCGTGGCGGCTGGACACCGTGTTGGCGCCGTGGACGTAGCGGTCGCACGGCAGGCAGAGCCTGGCGGAGTCGGCCCGGCAGTACACCACCGCCGGCAGGCCTGCGCAGAAgtcgcacgccggcggcggcatcgccTTGTCGGCGGCGCCCGCGACGGACATGGCTTTCAGCCGCGAGACCGTGCCGAGAGCGCGAGTGCTCGGCACGAGAGCAGCGTGGGCGCTCCCATGGCGGTTTTAGAGGAGGAAGGCAAGTGAGATTTGCAGCGGAGGGTACAAGGATTGATGGCGCGAAAGCGAGAGGTGACGAGGGGAGCGAGCGAGAGAGACACCCCCTAGGCGCCCGGGAAGATGGTTGAGGCGTAGAGCTCACACTCCCTCTTCACTACCTCACATGACTTTGTCAGCCGTGTGAACCGAGGCCGATATAGGTCGTTGTCTTGCGAAACAACAATCAACAGCGAGGAGGGCATATGTCTCTCCATCGCGAAAAAGTTCATCTCAGGAaagaaaatttcaaattttgttcTAACAAGGTTGGAATTACCACttgattttggtgcattggTGTCATTGCCCTTGCCATGTGagggtggcaagtggattgAACCGGTGATGGCAAGTCATGACCAGATACAAGTAGCCCAACAGTCGGTACACGCTTGAGGCCGAAGCATCAGAATTGGGCAAAGGAAGCACCTGGCACTGAACATGTGTGTGTAACTGAATCCGCAGGCTGAAGGACAAATGTCAGGACGCAGGGGTCAGCAAGAAAGTCTGACGCATGGAGCCAGTGGTACGGTACTGGCCAGCCCCACGATACTGAAACAAAACCAGAAATTGATAGGTTGGACCAGGCACTACAGAATCTCAATAAATCGTAACAGAAATCCAGCGAACCCATATgggtcatcaaggaaaagtcaTATGCCTATGATCTGTGCCGAAATGACGGATGATCCTCCCAAAACGGACAGGTCATTTTCAGGTTTGCCATAGCTCTCCGGGATACAAATTATCTGGTACTGTAATTGTTATTACAGGACTGGAGTTCTATGGCACAGAAGGGCATGAATTCTAGAGGACAAATTTAGCACG
This window contains:
- the LOC120694783 gene encoding tubby-like F-box protein 6, with the protein product MPFSSMIQEMKGEIGAISRRGLLRSRSHRTGRVQRVEPDEAAMRESSWAHVPPELLRVVLAKVEAVEARWPGRGAVVACAGVCRDWRGAVKEIVRAPEASGRLTFPISLKQPGPRDAPLKCFIRRNRATQSYFLCIGVTDALADDGKFLLAARKYRRPSCTEYLISLDARDTSKGNGTYIGKLRSNFLGTKFTVYDAHPPCAGAVASKGPSAHVIGSAQVSPMKPLPAGNYPVSHISYEVNVLGSRGPRKMNCVMDSIHVSAIKEGGTAPTQTEFPSINSTSFASVPFFGSKSGRLDSSGAQLTTQNESKVSLKNKSPRWHEQLQCWCLNFHGRVMVASVKNFQLVASNESAPTPSNQEEDDVILQFGKIGKDLFTMDYRYPISAFQAFAICLSSFDTKIGCE
- the LOC120694784 gene encoding inactive beta-amylase 9-like; the protein is METATMMLLQHAAAPASGWRRQDGRGAPNRVVFRRGRQQGGGCRDLRAAGLGRFFGGGDHNNQNHEVEDFAPARLFVGLPIDSVTDGATVNSAAAVAAGIRAVRLLGADGVELPVFWSVAQPESPDRFSWAGYLAVADMVRAEGLSLRVSLRAHGTPGGGVPTLPAWVSGVAADDPDIFFTDRSGARHEGCLSFAIDELPVLRGRSPLQLYEAFFRGFAAAFEDFFDDSTITDVTVGLGVHGVLRYPSYPPGSDARKFTGVGEFQCYDKYMLAQLRREAEEAGNAMWGLSGPHDAPRYHESPDSCGFFRERGGSWETPYGDFFLSWYAGQLVGHGDRVLGMASAVFAGKPVELSAKIPFMHWWHGAQSRPAEAAAGFYKSGKKNGYSPVAKMFARHGCTMVVPGMDVCMNKQHHSTGSSPDQLLVQIKNACRRHGARIAGENASLVMTHTSSFSRIRSNILTAEFMRPCHFTYQRMGAEFFSPDHFPQFMEFVRSVVCGEWDEDDGPWPADDEDRAMAATEA
- the LOC120694785 gene encoding zinc finger protein CONSTANS-LIKE 13-like isoform X4; this encodes MSVAGAADKAMPPPACDFCAGLPAVVYCRADSARLCLPCDRYVHGANTVSSRHARAPLCAACRAAAAAFRRGAAGFLCANCDFEEERQRDGDPRPLHDRSAVEGYAGCPSIAELAAILGVGGCEKAAGHGDGWWPAWEEPQVLRLEDVIVPTTSCHGLQPLLTPSSPKNPSSGGKLTEEVIRQLGELAKSDGEQLPSWASSEYGDFGAFDNDACHEAASMAVPSCEEAWVATDGDGACREARQQAPAPASSLAEPCLLSSFVDMSEICTSVTLGSSVDVGKDSGSSKRDAPEAAPQQASPAPAKKGGYDVAYPDRGTVISRYKEKRKNRRFDKQIRYESRKARADGRLRIKGRFAKSGEA
- the LOC120694785 gene encoding zinc finger protein CONSTANS-LIKE 13-like isoform X3, whose product is MSVAGAADKAMPPPACDFCAGLPAVVYCRADSARLCLPCDRYVHGANTVSSRHARAPLCAACRAAAAAFRRGAAGFLCANCDFEEERQRDGDPRPLHDRSAVEGYAGCPSIAELAAILGVGGCEKAAGHGDGWWPAWEEPQVLRLEDVIVPTTSCHGLQPLLTPSSPKNPSSGGKLTEEVIRQLGELAKSDGEQLPSWASSEYGDFGAFDNDACHEAASMAVPSCEQEAWVATDGDGACREARQQAPAPASSLAEPCLLSSFVDMSEICTSVTLGSSVDVGKDSGSSKRDAPEAAPQQASPAPAKKGGYDVAYPDRGTVISRYKEKRKNRRFDKQIRYESRKARADGRLRIKGRFAKSGEA
- the LOC120694785 gene encoding zinc finger protein CONSTANS-LIKE 13-like isoform X1; its protein translation is MSVAGAADKAMPPPACDFCAGLPAVVYCRADSARLCLPCDRYVHGANTVSSRHARAPLCAACRAAAAAFRRGAAGFLCANCDFEEERQRDGDPRPLHDRSAVEGYAGCPSIAELAAILGVGGCEKAAGHGDGWWPAWEEPQVLRLEDVIVPTTSCHGLQPLLTPSSPKNPSSGGKLTEEVIRQLGELAKSETAAMAFSEAEPADGEQLPSWASSEYGDFGAFDNDACHEAASMAVPSCEQEAWVATDGDGACREARQQAPAPASSLAEPCLLSSFVDMSEICTSVTLGSSVDVGKDSGSSKRDAPEAAPQQASPAPAKKGGYDVAYPDRGTVISRYKEKRKNRRFDKQIRYESRKARADGRLRIKGRFAKSGEA
- the LOC120694785 gene encoding zinc finger protein CONSTANS-LIKE 13-like isoform X2, with protein sequence MSVAGAADKAMPPPACDFCAGLPAVVYCRADSARLCLPCDRYVHGANTVSSRHARAPLCAACRAAAAAFRRGAAGFLCANCDFEEERQRDGDPRPLHDRSAVEGYAGCPSIAELAAILGVGGCEKAAGHGDGWWPAWEEPQVLRLEDVIVPTTSCHGLQPLLTPSSPKNPSSGGKLTEEVIRQLGELAKSETAAMAFSEAEPADGEQLPSWASSEYGDFGAFDNDACHEAASMAVPSCEEAWVATDGDGACREARQQAPAPASSLAEPCLLSSFVDMSEICTSVTLGSSVDVGKDSGSSKRDAPEAAPQQASPAPAKKGGYDVAYPDRGTVISRYKEKRKNRRFDKQIRYESRKARADGRLRIKGRFAKSGEA